The Paracoccus sediminicola genome contains a region encoding:
- a CDS encoding thermonuclease family protein, protein MLLALLLFSFVAAPQAHADRLTGVASVIDGDTLEIRGQRIRLHGIDAPESRQLCATAEGQRWRCGQQAALSLADRIGRRQVSCTVRDTDRYGRFIAVCHQDGTDLNAWLVRGGWALAYRRYSRDYIRDETEARSARRNIWSGRFDMPWDWRRAQGGG, encoded by the coding sequence TTGCTGCTCGCCCTCCTTCTGTTCTCGTTTGTTGCCGCCCCGCAGGCCCATGCCGATCGCTTGACCGGCGTTGCCAGCGTTATCGACGGCGACACGTTGGAAATCCGGGGACAGCGTATCCGGTTGCATGGGATCGATGCCCCGGAAAGCCGACAGCTTTGCGCCACGGCCGAGGGTCAGCGCTGGCGGTGCGGACAACAAGCGGCACTGTCTCTCGCCGACAGGATCGGCCGCAGGCAGGTCAGTTGCACCGTTCGCGATACCGACCGCTATGGCCGCTTCATTGCGGTCTGTCATCAAGACGGTACCGATCTGAACGCTTGGCTTGTGCGTGGAGGGTGGGCCCTGGCTTATCGCCGATACAGCCGCGACTACATCCGCGATGAGACCGAAGCCAGATCCGCACGGCGCAATATCTGGTCCGGACGCTTTGACATGCCGTGGGACTGGCGCCGCGCGCAAGGTGGCGGATGA
- a CDS encoding type IV secretion system protein VirB3, which produces MAERSPLFLGLVRPPKLLGLPIMYAMVWLFGSVLLFVWVQHIAVLAVAALLYPVLWKAADWDPRFIDVMMTALQETPPTRNRSIHGGDSYAP; this is translated from the coding sequence GTGGCTGAGCGCTCGCCTCTCTTTCTCGGCCTCGTGCGCCCGCCCAAGCTCCTGGGCCTGCCCATCATGTATGCGATGGTCTGGCTCTTCGGCTCCGTGCTTCTCTTCGTCTGGGTCCAGCATATCGCGGTGCTGGCTGTCGCGGCCCTGCTCTACCCGGTGCTTTGGAAGGCCGCAGACTGGGATCCGCGCTTCATCGACGTGATGATGACGGCGCTGCAGGAAACCCCGCCCACGCGGAACCGCAGCATTCACGGCGGGGACAGCTATGCCCCGTGA
- a CDS encoding peptidoglycan-binding domain-containing protein, with the protein MTILRTLTASLLISTCLTAGAVAQESSPLDAEITAIDSQISEVDATISRYDGGLIRILAESRREALLLLRTVVEARQAAEASGAMIEVTVPAVVPDPERAELLLGEMAAQQGRVETAEREAASAGGLIQAVALSRVETEKLTLAQLQMAYLQARYGIAFPVTPTVTNSAPPITDPTSPAAMSQGEGVAETALPWADPDHPDIDYSLTPFEQAHSEGDRISGWWVINEERAAIDDSPSVVSINYSAYDARSFGGPTALLAQCREGETSVVFVQDDFLMSAIRRDSFDITYRIDSNPAQSTRWNELTNNKGAGLFGSGSEGFLRGLYDAESFFIRLTDGNGRRYDAEFDLAGIEDAIEAVAGACGWSTLDLSPDDYRAIQTLLNAGGFNAGTPDGVWGNGSRNAMRAFQEQSGLPITGAADRATLEALGVQPGE; encoded by the coding sequence ATGACGATACTTCGTACGCTCACCGCATCCTTGTTGATCAGCACCTGCCTGACGGCAGGCGCTGTCGCACAAGAAAGCTCTCCGCTGGACGCAGAAATTACAGCGATCGACAGCCAGATTTCCGAAGTCGATGCGACGATCTCCCGTTATGATGGGGGATTGATCCGTATCCTTGCCGAGAGCCGTCGCGAAGCGTTGCTTCTGTTGCGCACGGTCGTGGAGGCAAGACAGGCGGCGGAAGCCTCTGGCGCGATGATCGAGGTCACCGTACCGGCGGTAGTGCCAGATCCGGAGCGCGCCGAGCTGCTTCTAGGAGAAATGGCCGCACAACAGGGTCGTGTCGAGACCGCGGAGCGAGAAGCGGCCTCGGCAGGGGGATTGATTCAGGCGGTGGCCCTCAGCCGTGTGGAAACCGAAAAGCTCACGCTCGCTCAACTGCAAATGGCCTATCTGCAGGCCCGTTACGGCATCGCCTTCCCGGTGACACCGACCGTGACAAATTCAGCGCCGCCCATAACCGACCCAACTTCACCCGCTGCCATGAGCCAAGGCGAAGGGGTCGCTGAGACCGCACTGCCTTGGGCCGACCCGGACCACCCGGACATCGACTACAGCCTCACGCCTTTCGAGCAAGCGCATAGTGAAGGGGACCGGATCTCGGGCTGGTGGGTGATCAATGAAGAGCGTGCAGCAATCGACGACAGCCCGTCGGTGGTCTCCATAAACTACTCTGCCTATGACGCACGTAGCTTCGGTGGTCCTACAGCTTTACTTGCGCAATGCCGTGAGGGCGAAACGTCTGTGGTATTCGTCCAGGACGACTTCTTGATGAGTGCCATACGCCGGGATTCGTTCGACATCACCTACCGAATCGACAGCAATCCTGCGCAATCGACGCGCTGGAACGAGTTGACCAATAACAAGGGTGCCGGGCTCTTTGGCTCTGGCTCGGAAGGGTTCCTGCGCGGCCTTTATGATGCCGAGAGCTTTTTCATCCGGCTCACGGACGGCAATGGCCGACGCTACGATGCAGAATTTGATCTCGCCGGAATCGAAGATGCGATTGAAGCCGTAGCAGGCGCCTGCGGATGGTCAACGCTAGATCTCTCGCCAGACGACTACCGTGCGATCCAAACTCTCCTGAACGCGGGCGGGTTTAACGCAGGCACCCCAGACGGCGTCTGGGGCAATGGATCGCGCAATGCGATGCGGGCGTTCCAAGAACAAAGCGGCCTGCCCATCACCGGCGCAGCCGATCGCGCAACCCTAGAAGCACTGGGCGTCCAGCCCGGCGAATAG
- a CDS encoding DUF1819 family protein — MTMAARKADFGANHQPYKMSFTSGGLFLNESVIVAELHVAGEDWKVTLSRALEEGATSLPKAASNRRTLREIVNRLMTLTEDEIRFFVSGPGRQEQQHLLWIATCRAYRFVREFAVEVICDRYLAYQLDLPLESFDIFFDAKADWNEGLASISDSTRNKLRQILFRMMREAGVISGDNRIQSTYLSAQFRQIIEATDPTDLAVFPGVAIEGGSS; from the coding sequence ATGACCATGGCAGCACGGAAAGCAGACTTCGGAGCAAACCATCAGCCCTACAAAATGTCCTTTACCTCTGGGGGGCTGTTTCTGAATGAGAGCGTGATCGTCGCCGAACTGCACGTAGCCGGTGAAGATTGGAAAGTAACGCTTTCACGCGCGCTCGAAGAGGGGGCGACGTCTTTGCCGAAGGCGGCTTCAAACCGGCGCACCCTCCGCGAAATCGTCAACCGCCTGATGACGCTGACCGAAGACGAAATCCGTTTTTTCGTCAGTGGGCCCGGTCGACAAGAACAACAACACCTACTGTGGATCGCCACATGTCGGGCTTACAGGTTCGTGCGTGAGTTCGCTGTTGAGGTCATTTGTGATCGGTATCTCGCCTATCAGCTGGACCTGCCGCTCGAGAGCTTCGACATATTCTTTGATGCCAAAGCCGATTGGAATGAGGGGTTGGCCTCGATCAGCGACAGCACCCGCAACAAGCTCCGGCAGATCCTGTTCCGCATGATGCGGGAAGCTGGCGTTATCTCTGGCGATAACCGGATCCAGTCGACTTATCTCTCGGCGCAGTTCCGGCAGATAATCGAGGCGACCGACCCCACCGATCTTGCGGTGTTCCCTGGCGTTGCGATCGAGGGAGGCTCATCATGA
- a CDS encoding DUF1788 domain-containing protein, whose protein sequence is MIPQLSRKERAEHLYRVITSERFLTKQGLGNEVPFFICPFPAEEGVTMIEDRRDLIERIAHAGVTALDLSLYEISLGLLEERGILEDVLAAEPEMDKSELRELLQGVLDVHEHLIPKIGAAIAAQPHDVIFLSGVGEVYPYIRSHNVLNNLQSTAKDKPTVLFFPGSYTHSTATGGSLDLFGLLHDDKYYRAFNILNYEV, encoded by the coding sequence ATGATCCCGCAGTTGTCACGCAAGGAACGCGCCGAGCACCTCTACCGGGTCATCACCAGCGAACGGTTCCTGACCAAGCAAGGCCTCGGCAACGAAGTGCCATTTTTCATCTGCCCGTTCCCGGCGGAAGAAGGCGTCACAATGATCGAGGACCGGCGCGATCTGATCGAGCGGATCGCCCATGCGGGCGTGACGGCGCTCGACCTGAGCCTCTACGAAATCTCCCTTGGGCTTCTCGAGGAACGCGGCATCCTCGAAGACGTCCTTGCCGCAGAGCCTGAGATGGACAAGTCAGAGCTGCGCGAGCTTTTGCAGGGCGTTCTTGATGTCCATGAACACCTGATCCCAAAGATTGGTGCGGCTATCGCCGCTCAGCCGCATGACGTGATCTTTCTTTCCGGTGTGGGCGAAGTCTATCCGTATATCCGCTCACACAATGTGCTCAACAACCTCCAGAGCACCGCCAAAGACAAGCCAACAGTCCTGTTCTTTCCCGGCAGCTACACTCACTCCACAGCGACGGGGGGATCCCTCGATCTCTTCGGGTTGCTGCATGACGACAAATATTACCGTGCTTTTAACATTCTGAACTACGAGGTCTGA
- a CDS encoding helix-turn-helix domain-containing protein translates to MAKTIRSKGQVALCQALVDARKSAGLGQDDLADRLKCHQSLVARIESGERRIDVVELVVLARAIGFDPFEVLAIVEAATEPDHRI, encoded by the coding sequence GTGGCAAAAACAATCAGAAGCAAAGGGCAGGTGGCACTCTGCCAGGCGTTGGTCGACGCGCGCAAAAGCGCAGGCTTGGGCCAGGACGACTTGGCGGACAGGCTCAAGTGCCATCAATCTCTCGTGGCACGCATTGAGAGCGGCGAACGCCGGATCGACGTCGTCGAACTGGTCGTTCTGGCGCGCGCCATCGGCTTTGACCCCTTCGAGGTTTTGGCGATCGTCGAAGCCGCCACGGAGCCCGACCACCGGATTTGA
- a CDS encoding type IV secretion system protein B4: MPRDAALDPRTMTPEWYSRETRLAHMLPYVSLVDDQTVRTRVNELFQCIRLDGVNSYTTDDAYLDKVTALFARIIAQLGPEFSYYVHKVSKAITLDLEPLREDSFAGEVDRLWREKLETSGLRDKTLTLTVIHRPPPKSVLPFLNRSAPDRLKEATEKRLRRLAEAVNVFLSGLTELNPRVLSAKSGELIGFLGALNTGQELPLYPANTYGFLSCNVANTRVTFQGDHFELSEGVVGHRYGKSFTIGEYSEGTSCTMFDMLNLPVDMIVTHSFTPINSNLMAGRIKRQKRQMQASQDAALSLMEALDIAADDLEAKRQSFGEHHMVVTIFCDTIDELQTLSAEIVNAAAAEGVKMIGERVAAKAHYLSQHPGNQPKRVRASAITNRNFADFAAFHRTQLGKPASKVPWGKVITLFPTPEQSAYRFSYHEQGSPDKEPTSGHTLIMGRPGSGKSVLSAFLMTQARRPGARIFVFDYRLGMEMAVRANGGRYASLNAGQPTGLNPLWTETDARGTAWLSDWLTTLLYRADKPLTPAQTNRIQEVVRQNAQATNPALRNWRDFASLFVSTDDGGDLHQRLLEWTEDGRYGWIFGQSLEDTFSLKGDLVGFDLTGILDSEADKERMAVLSYLFRRVEREIEDRRPTIIVIDEAWKALDNAYFAERLSNWLVTARKQNTVAVMMTQYASQLERTRTGKTIVEAVPTQILLPNIRAQPADYAMLNLTEKELDVLLNTGSNSRLALIRDDQGSIVVDADLSALGPTLTILGGMEKGEALVGADYRNRPDFWRLS, from the coding sequence ATGCCCCGTGATGCTGCGCTCGATCCCCGCACGATGACACCAGAGTGGTATTCACGCGAGACCCGCCTCGCGCACATGCTGCCCTATGTGAGCTTAGTTGATGACCAGACCGTGCGGACGCGGGTCAACGAGCTTTTCCAGTGCATCCGGCTCGACGGGGTCAATAGCTACACGACCGATGACGCATATCTCGACAAGGTGACCGCGCTCTTTGCTCGGATCATTGCGCAATTGGGGCCGGAGTTCAGCTATTACGTCCATAAGGTCTCGAAGGCGATCACGCTGGACCTCGAGCCGCTGCGCGAGGACAGTTTCGCGGGAGAAGTCGACCGTCTCTGGCGCGAGAAACTCGAGACCAGCGGGTTGCGCGACAAGACCCTGACCCTCACGGTGATCCATCGCCCGCCTCCGAAAAGCGTCCTGCCGTTCCTGAACCGCAGCGCGCCGGATCGCCTCAAGGAAGCGACCGAAAAGCGCCTTCGCCGATTAGCCGAGGCCGTGAACGTGTTCCTGTCTGGCCTGACGGAGCTGAACCCACGTGTGCTTTCGGCCAAGTCCGGCGAGTTGATCGGCTTTCTGGGGGCCCTCAACACTGGCCAGGAACTGCCGCTCTATCCGGCGAACACCTATGGCTTCCTGTCCTGCAACGTCGCCAACACGCGAGTGACGTTTCAAGGCGATCACTTCGAGCTCTCCGAAGGCGTCGTGGGACACCGCTACGGCAAGAGTTTCACCATCGGGGAATACTCGGAAGGCACCTCCTGCACCATGTTCGACATGCTGAACCTGCCGGTCGACATGATCGTCACCCATTCCTTCACGCCGATCAATTCGAACCTCATGGCGGGCCGCATCAAGCGGCAAAAGCGTCAGATGCAGGCCAGCCAAGATGCGGCGCTCTCGCTGATGGAAGCACTCGACATCGCCGCAGATGATCTCGAGGCCAAGCGCCAGAGCTTTGGCGAGCACCACATGGTCGTGACGATCTTCTGCGATACGATCGATGAGCTGCAGACGCTCAGCGCCGAAATTGTCAACGCCGCCGCCGCCGAAGGCGTGAAGATGATCGGCGAGCGCGTCGCGGCTAAAGCGCATTACCTCAGCCAGCATCCTGGCAACCAGCCCAAGCGCGTGCGCGCCAGTGCCATCACCAATCGCAACTTCGCGGATTTCGCGGCCTTCCACCGGACCCAACTCGGCAAACCGGCCAGCAAAGTGCCCTGGGGCAAGGTCATCACCCTGTTTCCGACGCCGGAGCAGAGCGCCTACCGGTTTTCCTATCACGAACAAGGCTCGCCCGACAAAGAACCGACCAGCGGACATACCCTGATCATGGGGCGGCCCGGGTCGGGCAAATCGGTGCTGTCCGCCTTCCTGATGACCCAAGCCCGTCGCCCAGGGGCGCGGATCTTCGTCTTCGATTACCGTCTTGGCATGGAGATGGCCGTCCGTGCCAATGGCGGGCGCTACGCCTCCCTGAACGCAGGCCAGCCCACGGGTCTCAACCCGCTCTGGACCGAGACGGATGCGCGCGGCACCGCCTGGCTCTCGGATTGGCTCACAACCCTGCTCTACCGCGCCGACAAGCCGCTGACCCCGGCGCAGACCAACCGCATCCAGGAAGTCGTGCGCCAGAACGCGCAGGCCACAAACCCGGCCCTGCGGAACTGGCGGGATTTCGCATCGCTTTTTGTGTCCACCGACGATGGCGGCGATCTGCACCAGCGCCTGCTCGAGTGGACCGAAGACGGCCGCTATGGCTGGATCTTCGGGCAGAGCCTTGAGGACACTTTTTCACTCAAAGGCGATCTCGTGGGCTTCGATCTGACCGGCATTCTCGACAGCGAGGCCGACAAGGAACGGATGGCGGTCCTGTCCTATCTTTTCCGCCGGGTCGAGCGCGAGATCGAGGACCGCCGCCCCACCATCATCGTGATCGACGAGGCCTGGAAGGCGCTCGACAACGCATATTTCGCCGAGCGGCTGTCGAACTGGCTGGTGACCGCGCGCAAGCAGAACACGGTTGCCGTGATGATGACGCAATACGCAAGCCAGCTTGAGCGCACCCGGACCGGCAAGACCATCGTCGAAGCCGTTCCGACGCAGATCCTGCTGCCCAATATCCGCGCGCAGCCTGCGGACTACGCCATGCTGAACCTCACGGAGAAGGAGCTCGACGTCCTTCTCAACACGGGCAGCAACAGCCGCCTCGCACTGATCCGCGACGATCAGGGCTCGATCGTCGTCGATGCCGATCTGAGCGCCCTTGGCCCCACACTCACCATCCTTGGCGGCATGGAAAAGGGCGAAGCGCTTGTCGGCGCCGATTACCGCAACCGCCCAGATTTTTGGAGGCTTTCATGA
- a CDS encoding lytic transglycosylase domain-containing protein: MVLVMESDGSLTPSRSQSGFARNYNDGIGQGSASDGLAILGETEAASEPDALRFAALAQPAPLPRADVLLGIEATALRYAGHPGLRRAELSVRDWLALYRANIEVESAYRQDAISSAGAIGLGQLMPATARDLGVDPRDPLQNLDGSARYLAMMLETFGDPHLALAAYNAGPDAVRQYGGVPPYRETQNHVARVMAVVARLEGSNS; this comes from the coding sequence ATGGTCCTGGTCATGGAGAGCGACGGCTCTCTGACCCCCTCCCGCTCTCAGAGCGGTTTTGCCCGGAACTACAATGACGGCATTGGTCAGGGATCGGCGTCCGATGGTTTGGCCATTCTTGGCGAGACTGAAGCAGCTTCCGAACCTGACGCACTGAGGTTTGCGGCACTCGCCCAGCCAGCACCCCTGCCCCGCGCAGATGTTCTCTTAGGCATTGAGGCAACGGCCCTGCGCTATGCCGGCCATCCGGGCCTGCGGCGCGCAGAGCTCTCCGTGAGGGATTGGCTGGCTCTCTACCGGGCCAATATCGAGGTTGAGAGCGCCTACCGGCAGGATGCGATTTCAAGTGCGGGTGCCATTGGCCTTGGTCAATTGATGCCAGCAACTGCGCGTGATCTGGGCGTCGACCCGCGTGATCCGCTGCAGAACCTCGACGGGTCCGCCCGCTACCTCGCGATGATGCTGGAAACCTTCGGCGATCCGCATCTGGCGCTGGCGGCCTACAACGCGGGGCCCGATGCGGTCCGCCAGTATGGCGGCGTTCCCCCCTACCGAGAAACCCAGAACCACGTGGCCCGCGTCATGGCTGTCGTAGCCCGATTGGAAGGATCAAATTCATGA
- a CDS encoding WYL domain-containing protein, with translation MTRKKGKQLNWGVERRYEFIEFRLFWQGRINRGDLMDAFGVSTQQASLDLNAYIDQAKRNLVYDKSLRTYLRGKQFKPKYLKPDAEEYFAQLRAVDQGLVSAEQSWISVFPGFGATPTPARGVAPETLRDVLAAIRLPAALQVTYQSMSRPEPNARWIEPHALAFDGFRWHARAFCQNDQVFKDFLLSRIVEVGGQGPVTSDPGSDGAWHTDVLLEIGPHPDLSDNQRRAIEMDYGMEAGRAEIVVRRALLFYALKRLGLDTDPAARKPQDQQIVLLNRDEVVG, from the coding sequence GTGACTCGCAAGAAGGGCAAGCAGCTGAACTGGGGTGTCGAACGTCGATATGAGTTCATCGAGTTTCGCCTGTTCTGGCAGGGGCGGATAAACCGAGGGGATTTGATGGACGCGTTCGGGGTTTCAACACAGCAGGCATCGCTGGACCTGAACGCCTATATCGATCAGGCCAAGCGGAACCTCGTCTATGACAAGAGCCTGCGCACCTACCTGCGCGGCAAACAGTTCAAGCCCAAATATCTCAAGCCGGATGCAGAGGAGTACTTCGCACAGCTGCGGGCCGTCGATCAAGGGCTGGTGAGCGCGGAGCAAAGCTGGATCAGCGTCTTCCCGGGCTTTGGAGCAACGCCGACACCTGCCCGAGGCGTGGCGCCTGAAACGCTGCGCGATGTTCTTGCGGCGATCCGTTTGCCGGCCGCCTTACAGGTGACCTATCAGTCGATGTCGCGCCCTGAGCCAAACGCGCGCTGGATCGAGCCCCATGCTCTTGCCTTTGACGGCTTCCGTTGGCATGCCCGCGCGTTTTGCCAGAATGACCAGGTTTTCAAGGATTTTCTGCTCTCTCGCATCGTGGAGGTCGGGGGCCAAGGGCCTGTTACGTCGGACCCTGGCTCCGATGGCGCTTGGCACACAGACGTCTTGCTCGAGATTGGGCCGCATCCGGACCTCTCCGACAACCAACGCCGCGCGATAGAGATGGATTACGGCATGGAGGCGGGCCGCGCGGAGATCGTGGTCCGCCGCGCGCTGTTGTTCTACGCGCTTAAGAGGCTGGGGCTTGATACCGACCCCGCCGCTCGAAAACCGCAGGACCAGCAGATCGTGCTGTTGAATCGAGACGAGGTCGTTGGATGA
- a CDS encoding TrbC/VirB2 family protein — translation MKQISNLFVAALAIFLLIAEPALAQSIDLSPIQSLLQGIVDALTGPLGVVIATLAVLGVFLSWFFNIIDLRQALWVLVGIAGVAAAPTIVAAVFAGG, via the coding sequence ATGAAACAGATTTCAAACCTCTTCGTCGCCGCGCTGGCGATCTTCCTGCTCATTGCAGAACCGGCCCTGGCGCAAAGCATCGACCTCTCCCCAATCCAGAGCCTGCTGCAAGGTATCGTCGATGCGTTGACCGGCCCGCTTGGCGTCGTCATCGCCACACTCGCGGTCCTCGGCGTTTTCTTGAGCTGGTTCTTCAATATCATCGACCTGCGCCAAGCGCTTTGGGTGCTTGTCGGCATCGCTGGTGTCGCCGCCGCCCCCACCATCGTTGCGGCGGTCTTTGCCGGTGGCTGA